The Streptomyces sp. WZ-12 genome segment TTGCGCAGCGCGGTGCGGCCGACGCCGCCGGGGGTGCGGCCGGTGCCGATGACGGCTACGGAGCCGGGGGCGAGCAGTCGTTGGACGGAGCGGGCCTCGGCGCGCTGCTCGCGGCCGCGCATCACGGCCATGGACTGCTCGGTTGGTTCGAGGTCGAGCTCCAGGCGGACGACGCCGTCCTCGAAGGTGCGCTTCTGGGTGTAGCCGGCGTCCGTGAACACCTTGATCATCTTGGTGTTGGCGGGCAGCACCTCGGCGGCGAACCGGCGGATGCCACGCTCACGGGCGACGGCGGCGACGTGCTCCAGGAGGGCGGAGGCGACGCCGCGGCCCTGGTGGGCATCCTGGACGAGGAAGGCCACCTCCGCCTGGTCGTCCTCGGGGCTCTTGGCGGGGAGGCCCCGCACGTCGATCCGGTCGTAGCGGACGGTGGCGATGAACTCGCCGCCCACGGTGGCGGCCAGGCCGACCCGGTCGACGTAGTCGTGGTGGGTGAACCGGTGGACGTCACGGTCGGACAGGCGCGGGTACGGCGCGAAGAAGCGGTAGTACTTCGACTCGTCCGACACCTGCTCGTAGAAGGAGACCAGCCGCTCGGCGTCGTCGGGCGTGATGGGTCGGATGCGCGCCGTCCCGCCGTCACGCAGCACCACGTCGGCTTCCCAGTGGGTCGGGTAGGCGTGATCCGGCGGCGTCTGCATGCGGACAGCGTACGGCGGGCCACTGACAACCGGCTCGGCGTGCGTACGCTCGATTTCCCCGGGCTCGTCGCGCCGGACCAACGGCCCGGAAGGAGGGTCGGCAGCCCGACGGGAAGCCGGGGCGACGGGCTGCCGGACCACCCCCGGCAGCGTGCGAGAATGGTCTAGACAACAGTCACGACTTTGAAGGGCAACACCATGGCTGAGCGCCGCGTCAATGTCGGTTGGGCCGAGGGGCTGCACGCCCGCCCCGCGTCGATCTTCGTCCGAGCGGCCACCGCCTCCGGTGTCCCGATGACGATCTCCAAGGCCGACGGCAACCCGGTGAACGCCGCCTCCATGCTGGCGGTCCTGGGCCTGGGCGCCCAGGGTGGCGAGGAGATCGTGCTCGCCTCCGAGGCCGAGGGCGCCGAGGCCGCGCTCGACCGCCTGGCGAAGCTGGTCGCCGAGGGCCTTGAGGAGCTTCCCGAGACCGTCTGAGCCCCGAGCACCTACGGGGCCACGCACCCCGCCCAGGGCTTCTTCGGACGCCAGCCGAGACGGCCCCGCCGCGGCAACCGGTACACACATCCGGCTGCCGCGGCGGGGTCGTTCGCGTGTATGTGGAGGCGGCTGCTCGCCTTGTTACTTGGGGGCGTCGGGCGATGCGCTGAACCGTGTACGGGAAGGCACGTCGGGGATTCTCCATTGGCTAATCGGAAGCCTCGGAAACCTGTACGGCCACCCGCGAATGATTCCGGTCAGCGAGAGCCCCCGTTGACCTTCGCCCTCATTTGCGACCCCCAGTCGACACTTTTAATCCGGAATTCCCATTCTCCGTATCTGGGGCAGGCATTTCGGCGAGCGGCATCGGAAACGCACGTCGAGCACCCCCACCCCGCCTTCGCTCCCTGCGCCCGCATTCCCAGACACCTCCCCCTTTGTATACGGGGCGATTGTTAAGCGCGGACGCGTGCCGTGTTGACGGGGCGTTTCGCCTCCCTCACAGCGGAAGCGTGGCGCCGCAGTCGGTACACCGGGAGCGACCGTTCGATGTGCGCCGCCATGAGGGTGCGCGCCCGCTCCGCGTCCCCCCGGGCGACGGCGTCAAGCACGGCGCCGTGTTCGTCCCACGCATCGGTGACCCGGGTAGGCGGCTCGATGACGTAGGTCCACTCGATCTTGCGTCGCAGTTGGGTGAGGAGCGCCGTGAGGCTGGGGCTACCGGCCGCCTGGGCGAGCGTCTCATGGAACCAACCGTCAAGCTGACGCAGGTCGGCGAGGTGGCCGTGGCGGGCCCGTTCGCGGCCGAGCCGCACCAGGCCGCGCAGCACCTTCAGGTGGGCGGTGGTGCGGCGGGCCGCGGCGCGGGCGGCACCCAGCGGCTCTATGAGGGCGCGCATGTCGAGGAGGTCGGCGGCCTCCTGCTCGGTGAGCTCGGCGACGCAGGCGCCCGCATGGTGCCGGGAGGTGACGAAACCTTCGGACTGGAGGGTGCGCAGCGCTTCCCTCACCGGGACCCGGGAGACGCCGTACCGCGCGGCGAGAATGTCCTCGATCAGCCGGCTCCCCGGCGCGAGCAGACCGGAGACGATATCGTCCCGAATCGCCGTACACACCGCGTGCGCGGAAATGTGGCTTCGCATCGTCCGTGCCTCCGCCGTAATCCCCGAAAGACATCGCCGCTCGGCGACATTCCTCGACTCTATTCGACACCGGAAGATTCTCCCGTGGAATGTCGTGAATCCATCGGCGCTTTTCGGACGATGCGAGCCGGGAACCTGGTGGGCGGGCCGACGGCGGCCCTACGGAAACGACGGAGCCCCGGCCCGCCAAGATGGCGGGCCGGGGCTCCAGGGGGACGGTGCTGCGGCGGAGAGGTCGGGGAAGGTCAGACGCTGACGCCGTGCGCGCGGAGGTAGGCGACCGGGTCGATGTCCGAGCCGTAGTCGGGGCCGGTCCGGGCCTCGAAGTGGAGGTGCGGGCCGGTGGTGTTGCCGGTGTTGCCGGAGAGGGCGATCTGCTGCCCCGGAGTGACGGACTGCCCGACCGTCACCCCGATCGAGGAGAGGTGGCCGTACTGGGTGTACGTACCGTCGTTCATCCGGATCACGATGTTGTTGCCGTACGCGCCACCCCAGCCGGCCTCGACGACGGTGCCGGCACTCACGGCGTGGACCTGCGTCCCGTAGGCGGCGTGGAAGTCGATGCCGGTGTGGCTGCCCGAGGACCACAGGCCGCTGGACGCCTTGTACGCGGTGGAGACGTAGGAACCGGTCACGGGAGCGACGAAGGTGTTGAGGCGCTTGCGCTCGGCCTCGCGGGCGGCGCGCACCTTGGCCGCACGCTCCTCGTCGGCCTTCTTCTTCGCCATCTCGGCCAGCCGCTTGGCCTCGACCTCGGCCTTCGCCCTGACCTCGGCGGCCTCGGCGGCCGCCTGCTGCGTGTCCGCCTGGGCCTCGATCCGGACGGCGAGTTCGTCACCGAGCTCGACGGCGTGCTGGAGGCCGGTGTCGTGGGCGGTCGGCTCGCCCGTGGCGGCCAGCGCGGGGGACGCCACCGAGGCGACGACTCCGGAGGCCGCGAGGGTGGCTATGCCGGCGAGGTTGCGGGTCGTGCGAGCGGTGCGGCTCGCACGGCGGTGCTTCCCGGTGGCACGGGTGAACGCCATGTACTGGCTGGTCCTTTCCTTCCCTCTCGCCTACCGGGTTAGCTGACGGGTTCGGAGCAGGAAGGTCTCCTACGGGCTCCTCCGGAGAGGGACCCGATTCACCCCAGGGGACATGTGGGTCCCCGGCTCCCCTGGCTCGCGCCGTACGGGGACTCGGCGATGACTGCTCGGTGCCACTGTTGTGGCGGAGTTGTGACGAACAGCCGGACCGACGCTAAACGGGGCAACTTTCAATCGGCAAACAGAACCGGAGTTTTGTGCGGCACGCCACACTCGAATCGGGCAACCGGGGCAACCGGGCAGGCGGCGCCACCCGTCCACGAGCCCCGGGCCCGTAGGGGCGGCGGAGCCACGCACACCAGTTGGGCGGGCGAGAACACGGTGCGCACACACAACGGCTCCCGTGGCAAGTCGCTGCCACGGGAGCCGCTTTGTCGATACGTGACGAGACGTCGGGTGACGTGCCGTCACGCGGCTGGGGTCAGCCGCTGACGACGGTCACCTCGCCGATGCCCAACGCCTTGACGGGCTCGGCGATCTGCGCCGCGTCGCCCACCAGGACCGTCACCAGCCGGTCCGCCGGGAAGGCGTTGACGACCGCCGCGGTCGCCTCGACCGTGCCGGTCTCCGCGAGTCGGACGTACAACTGCGCCTGGTAGTCGTCCGGGAGCTGCTGCTCCACCTGGTCGGCCAGGGTCCCGGCGACCGCGGCGGCGGTCTCGTACTTGAGCGGGGCCACGCCGACGAGGTTCTGCACGGCGACGTCGCGCTCGGCGTCGGTCAGCCCCTCGGCCGCGAGGGTGCGCAGCACCGTCCAGAGGTCCTGGAGGGCCGGCCCGGTGGAGGCGGTGTCCACCGACCCGCTGATGGCGAGCAGGGCGGCGCCGGTGGCGCCCTCCGGGGAGGACGGGGCGGAGGAGCGCAATACCTGGCCGAAGGCGCGCACCCCGTAGGTGTAGCCCTTCTCCTCGCGCAGCACCCGGTCCAGACGGGACGTGAGGGTGCCACCCAGGCAGTACGTGCCGAGCACCTGGGCGGGCCACACCTGGTCGTGCCGGTCGGCGCCGACCCGTCCGATGAGGAGCTGGGTCTGGACGGCACCGGGGCGGTCGACGATCACCACGCGGCCGGTGTCGTCGGCGACGACCGGCAAGGGCTTCGACGGCTGCGCGGTGGAGCCCGTCCAAGCGCCCAGGGTGTCGGCCAGCGCCGCGTCCAGGTCGACGTCGGTGAAGTCGCCGACGATGACGGCGGTGCCGGTGGCGGGCCGGATGTGCGCGTCGTAGAAGGCACGCACGGCGGCCGCGTCGATCCGGGCGATGGTCTCCTCGGTGCCCTGACGGGGCCGGGACATCCGGGAGGTGGCCGGGAACAGCTCCTTGGACAGCGCCATGGCCGCGCGCCGGGCCGGGTTGGCCAACTCGTGCGGGATCTCGTCGAGGCGGTTGCGGACCAGCCGCTCGACCTCGTCGTCGGGGAAGGCGGGGGCGCGCAGTGCGTCGGCGAGCAGGCCGAGGGCGCGCGGCAGACGGGAGGCCGGGACCTCCAGAGAGACCCGCACACCGGGGTGGTCGGCATGCGCGTCCAACGTGGCGCCGCAGCGCTCCAGTTCGGCGGCGAACTCCTCGGCGGTGTGCTTGTCGGTGCCCTCGGAGAAGGCCCGGGCCATGATCGTGGCGACGCCGTCGAGGCCCTCGGGCTCGGCGGCCAGCGGGGCGACGAGGTTGACCTCCACGGCGACGACCTGCTGCCCGGGGCGGTGGCTGGTCAGCAGGGTCAGCCCGTTGGCCAACTGGCTGCGCTCGGGCGCCGGGAAGGCCCACGGCTTGGGCGCGCCGCCCTTGGGCTGCGGGTGGAACTGCATAGCGCTCATGGGGGCGTCTGCGGGGGTGGTGGCGTCGGTCACTTGGCCGCCTCCTCTTCCTCGGTGCCGGCGGCGTCGGGCTGCGCCGTGGGCTCGTAGACGAGCGCGGCGCGGTTGTCGGGGCGCAGCCGGGCCTTGGCGGCCGCCTGCACCTCCAACGGGCTGATGTCCAGGACCCGCTGGACGGCGGACAGCGCGAGCTGCGGGTCGCCGAACAGGACGGCGTAGCGGCACAGTTCGTCGGCGCGGCCGCTGACCGTGGCGAGCCGGTCCAGCCATTCGCGCTCCAGTTGGGCCTGGGCCCGCTCCATCTCCTCCGGGGTCGGCCCCTCTTCGGCGAAGCGGGCCAACTCCTCGTCGACGGCGGCCTCGATGGCGGGGACCTCCGCGCCACCGGATGCCTTCACGTCCAGCCAGCCCAGTGAGGGCGCACCGGCCAGCCGCAGCAGGCCGAAGCCGGCGGCGACGGCGCTGCGGTCGCGGCGCACCAGGCGGTTGTACAGGCGGGAGGACTCGCCACCGCCCAGGATGGTGAGCGCCACGTCGGCGGCGTCGGCCTCGCGGGTGCCGTCGTGCGGGAGGCGGTAGGCGGCCATCAGGGCACGCGCGGGGACGTCCTCCTCGACGACCGTGCGGAGTTGGCCGCCGATGGTCTCGGGCAGGCTGCCGTCGCGCGGCGGCTGCTTGCCGTCGTGCGAGGGGATCGAGCCGAAGTACTTCTCCACCCAGGCCAGCGTCTGCTCGGGGTCGATGTCGCCCACGATGGACAGGACCGCGTTGTTGGGCGCGTAGTAGGTGCGGAAGAAGGCCCGCGCGTCCTCCAGGGAGGCGGCGTCGAGATCGGCCATCGACCCGATGGGGGTGTGGTGGTAGGGGTGGCCCTCCGGGTAGGCCATGGCCGTCAACTTCTCGAAGGCCGTGCCGTAAGGGACGTTGTCGTAGCGCTGGCGGCGCTCGTTCTTGACGACGTCGCGCTGGTTCTCCAGGGATTCCTCGTCGAGCGCGGTCAGCAGCGAGCCCATCCGGTCCGCCTCCAGCCAGAGCGCGAGCTCCAGCTCGTGGGCGGGCATGGTCTCGAAGTAGTTGGTGCGCTCGAAACTGGTGGTCCCGTTGAGCGAGCCACCGGCACCCTGGACGAGTTCGAAGTGGCCGTTGCCCTTCACCTGCGCGGACCCCTGGAACATCAGGTGCTCGAAGAGGTGCGCCAGGCCCGTACGGCCCTTCACCTCGTGGCGCGAGCCGACGTCGTACCACAGGCAGACGGCCGCCACCGGCGTCAGATGGTCTTCGGAGAGCACCACGCGCAGGCCATTGGCCAGCCGGTGCTCGGTCGCTGTCAGGCCGCCGGAGCCGGCTTGTTCTGTGGCCGTGTGACCCATGGGCATGTACGTCCCTTCGATCCGCTTGCGAGGAAGTTCTGTCACTGTATGCAACCGCGTCGGCATCTGGCGAAGTTCCCGTCAGGAAGGCCACGAACGTGCGCCGGAGCCGGCGGTGGGGCGGTAAGGGGGGAGTCGTGGTGAGCGTTGTCAGTGGGGCGGTCCACAATGGTCGGCGTCAGACTCATCGGACTCGTCGGTCGGTCCGCCGGCCGACCGGTCAACGTTGATCACAGCGTTGGTCGTAGGCGTTGACCCAACAGCGTTGTTCCCACATCGGCAGTAGACGCAGCAGAAGGAGCCGCAGCCGCGATGGCCCGCCGCAGCACGAAGACCCCGCCGCCGGACGACTTCGAGGAGAGGATCCTCGACATCGACGTCGTCGATGAGATGCAGGGTTCCTTCCTTGAGTACGCGTACTCGGTCATCTACTCGCGCGCCCTGCCGGACGCCCGCGACGGCCTCAAGCCCGTACACCGCCGCATTCTCTACCAGATGAACGAGATGAGCCTCCGGCCCGACCGTGGCTATGTGAAGTGCGCGCGGGTCGTCGGCGAGGTGATGGGTAAGCTCCACCCGCACGGTGACGCCTCCATCTACGACGCCCTGGTGCGCATGGCGCAGCCGTTCTCGATGCGGGTGCCCCTAGTGGACGGGCACGGCAACTTCGGCTCCCTGGGCAACGACGACCCGCCCGCCGCGATGCGGTACACCGAGTGCCGGATGGCGTCCGCGACCTCCCTGATGACGGAGTCCATCGACGAGGACACCGTCGACTTCTCGCCCAACTACGACGGCCAGGAGCAGGAACCGGTCACCCTCCCCGCCGCGTATCCGAACCTCCTCGTCAACGGGGCGTCCGGCATCGCCGTCGGCATGGCGACGAACATGCCGCCGCACAACCTCGGCGAAGTGATCGCCGCGGCCCGGCACCTGATCAAGCATCCGAACGCGGATCTGGACACCCTGATGCGCTTCGTGCCGGGACCGGACCTGCCGACGGGCGGCCGGATCGTGGGGCTGGGCGGCGTGCGGGACGCCTACGAGAAGGGCCGCGGCACGTTCAAGATCCGCGCGACGGTCACGGTGGAGAACGTCACCGCCCGCCGCAAGGGTCTGGTCGTCACCGAACTCCCCTTCACCGTCGGCCCGGAGAAGGTCATCTCCAAGATCAAGGACTTGGTGGGGGCGAAGAGGCTCCAGGGCATCGCGGACGTGAAGGACCTCACCGACCGCGAGCACGGCCTGCGGCTGGTGATCGAGATCAAGAACGGCTTCAATCCGGAGGCCGTCCTGGAACAGCTCTACAAGCTGACGCCGATGGAGGAGTCCTTCGGCATCAACAACGTCGCCCTGGTCGACGGCCAGCCGTTGACGCTGGGCCTCAAGGAGCTGTTGGAGGTCTACGTCGACCACCGCTTCGACGTGGTACGCCGGCGCAGCGAGTTCCGGCGCACGAAGCGGCGCGACCGACTCCACCTGGTCGAGGGCCTGTTGACCGCCCTGGTGGACATCGACGAGGTCATCCGCCTGATCCGCTCCAGCGAGAACAGCGCCCAGGCCAAGGAGCGCCTGATGGAGCGCTTCGCGCTGAGCGAGGTACAGACGCAGTACATCCTCGACACCCCGCTGCGCCGACTGACCAAGTTCGACCGGATCGAGCTGGAGGCCGAACGCGACCGGCTGGAGGCCGAGATCGCGGAACTGACCCGGATCCTGGAGTCCGACGCCGAACTGCGCAAGCTGGTCTCGGGCGAGCTGGCGTCGGTCGCCAAGAAGTACGGCACGCCGCGTCGCACGGTCCTCCAGGAGTCGGCAGGGGCCACCGTCGCCGCGGTGCCGCTGGAGGTCTCCGACGACCCGTGCCGAGTCCTGCTGTCCTCCACGGGGCTGTTGGCGCGCACCACCACGGCGGAGACGTCGTTCGACGCGGACGCCAGGCGCGTCAAGCACGATGCGATCGTCTCGGCGGTGCCGGCGACGGCGCGCGGCGAGGTGGGGGCGGTGACCTCCCAAGGCCGGCTGCTGAGACTGTCGGTGATCGATCTGCCGCAGCTCCCGGACACCGTGGCGCCCAGCCTCGCCGGTGGTGCGGCGGTCGCGGAGTTCCTCAGCCTCCAGGACGACGAGCAGTTGGTGTGCCTGACGACGCTGGACGAGTCCTCACCGGGTCTCGCGCTCGGCACGGAACAGGGCGTCGTGAAGCGCGTGGTGCCCGACTACCCGTCCAACAAGGACGAGTTG includes the following:
- a CDS encoding HPr family phosphocarrier protein yields the protein MAERRVNVGWAEGLHARPASIFVRAATASGVPMTISKADGNPVNAASMLAVLGLGAQGGEEIVLASEAEGAEAALDRLAKLVAEGLEELPETV
- a CDS encoding GntR family transcriptional regulator, producing the protein MRSHISAHAVCTAIRDDIVSGLLAPGSRLIEDILAARYGVSRVPVREALRTLQSEGFVTSRHHAGACVAELTEQEAADLLDMRALIEPLGAARAAARRTTAHLKVLRGLVRLGRERARHGHLADLRQLDGWFHETLAQAAGSPSLTALLTQLRRKIEWTYVIEPPTRVTDAWDEHGAVLDAVARGDAERARTLMAAHIERSLPVYRLRRHASAVREAKRPVNTARVRA
- a CDS encoding M23 family metallopeptidase, with translation MAFTRATGKHRRASRTARTTRNLAGIATLAASGVVASVASPALAATGEPTAHDTGLQHAVELGDELAVRIEAQADTQQAAAEAAEVRAKAEVEAKRLAEMAKKKADEERAAKVRAAREAERKRLNTFVAPVTGSYVSTAYKASSGLWSSGSHTGIDFHAAYGTQVHAVSAGTVVEAGWGGAYGNNIVIRMNDGTYTQYGHLSSIGVTVGQSVTPGQQIALSGNTGNTTGPHLHFEARTGPDYGSDIDPVAYLRAHGVSV
- a CDS encoding M16 family metallopeptidase, whose protein sequence is MSAMQFHPQPKGGAPKPWAFPAPERSQLANGLTLLTSHRPGQQVVAVEVNLVAPLAAEPEGLDGVATIMARAFSEGTDKHTAEEFAAELERCGATLDAHADHPGVRVSLEVPASRLPRALGLLADALRAPAFPDDEVERLVRNRLDEIPHELANPARRAAMALSKELFPATSRMSRPRQGTEETIARIDAAAVRAFYDAHIRPATGTAVIVGDFTDVDLDAALADTLGAWTGSTAQPSKPLPVVADDTGRVVIVDRPGAVQTQLLIGRVGADRHDQVWPAQVLGTYCLGGTLTSRLDRVLREEKGYTYGVRAFGQVLRSSAPSSPEGATGAALLAISGSVDTASTGPALQDLWTVLRTLAAEGLTDAERDVAVQNLVGVAPLKYETAAAVAGTLADQVEQQLPDDYQAQLYVRLAETGTVEATAAVVNAFPADRLVTVLVGDAAQIAEPVKALGIGEVTVVSG
- a CDS encoding M16 family metallopeptidase; the protein is MGHTATEQAGSGGLTATEHRLANGLRVVLSEDHLTPVAAVCLWYDVGSRHEVKGRTGLAHLFEHLMFQGSAQVKGNGHFELVQGAGGSLNGTTSFERTNYFETMPAHELELALWLEADRMGSLLTALDEESLENQRDVVKNERRQRYDNVPYGTAFEKLTAMAYPEGHPYHHTPIGSMADLDAASLEDARAFFRTYYAPNNAVLSIVGDIDPEQTLAWVEKYFGSIPSHDGKQPPRDGSLPETIGGQLRTVVEEDVPARALMAAYRLPHDGTREADAADVALTILGGGESSRLYNRLVRRDRSAVAAGFGLLRLAGAPSLGWLDVKASGGAEVPAIEAAVDEELARFAEEGPTPEEMERAQAQLEREWLDRLATVSGRADELCRYAVLFGDPQLALSAVQRVLDISPLEVQAAAKARLRPDNRAALVYEPTAQPDAAGTEEEEAAK
- a CDS encoding DNA gyrase/topoisomerase IV subunit A: MARRSTKTPPPDDFEERILDIDVVDEMQGSFLEYAYSVIYSRALPDARDGLKPVHRRILYQMNEMSLRPDRGYVKCARVVGEVMGKLHPHGDASIYDALVRMAQPFSMRVPLVDGHGNFGSLGNDDPPAAMRYTECRMASATSLMTESIDEDTVDFSPNYDGQEQEPVTLPAAYPNLLVNGASGIAVGMATNMPPHNLGEVIAAARHLIKHPNADLDTLMRFVPGPDLPTGGRIVGLGGVRDAYEKGRGTFKIRATVTVENVTARRKGLVVTELPFTVGPEKVISKIKDLVGAKRLQGIADVKDLTDREHGLRLVIEIKNGFNPEAVLEQLYKLTPMEESFGINNVALVDGQPLTLGLKELLEVYVDHRFDVVRRRSEFRRTKRRDRLHLVEGLLTALVDIDEVIRLIRSSENSAQAKERLMERFALSEVQTQYILDTPLRRLTKFDRIELEAERDRLEAEIAELTRILESDAELRKLVSGELASVAKKYGTPRRTVLQESAGATVAAVPLEVSDDPCRVLLSSTGLLARTTTAETSFDADARRVKHDAIVSAVPATARGEVGAVTSQGRLLRLSVIDLPQLPDTVAPSLAGGAAVAEFLSLQDDEQLVCLTTLDESSPGLALGTEQGVVKRVVPDYPSNKDELEVITLKEGDRIVGAAELRTGEEDLVFITDEAQLLRYPASQVRPQGRPAGGMAGVKLGEGAKVLAFAAVDPAADAMVFTVAGSHGTLDDSVATAKLTPFDQYPRKGRATGGVRCQRFLKGEDCLTLAWAGPAPVRAADAKGAPVPLPEPDPRRDGSGVALAKPVTALAGPV